From Marivirga harenae, one genomic window encodes:
- a CDS encoding F0F1 ATP synthase subunit B has product MEQLINDFSPGLFFMQLFIFLVLLFLLSKFAWKPILNSLKAREGSIADALQSAENAKEEMAKLQADNQKLLQEARLERDKLLKEATDIANKIKEEAKSDAAKQADKMIADAKSSIEVEKNAALKEVTTKVAELSLNIAEKLIRKNLSDDKAQKALAEDFMKDLKLN; this is encoded by the coding sequence ATGGAACAATTAATAAATGACTTTTCTCCGGGCTTGTTTTTCATGCAGCTCTTCATTTTCCTTGTTCTCTTGTTTTTATTGTCAAAGTTTGCTTGGAAGCCAATTTTGAACTCATTAAAAGCTAGAGAAGGCAGTATTGCAGATGCATTGCAATCAGCTGAAAATGCAAAAGAAGAAATGGCAAAGTTGCAGGCTGATAATCAAAAACTACTGCAAGAGGCAAGATTAGAGAGAGATAAGCTATTGAAAGAAGCAACGGATATTGCTAATAAAATAAAGGAGGAAGCTAAATCTGATGCAGCAAAGCAAGCTGACAAAATGATTGCGGACGCTAAAAGCTCTATCGAGGTGGAGAAAAATGCTGCTTTGAAAGAAGTAACTACTAAAGTTGCAGAACTTTCATTAAATATAGCCGAAAAGCTTATCCGTAAAAACTTATCTGACGATAAAGCACAAAAGGCTTTAGCGGAAGATTTCATGAAAGATTTAAAACTCAATTAA
- the atpH gene encoding ATP synthase F1 subunit delta, which translates to MSEYRIASRYSKSLIDLAVEKNQLEEIKEDMELLSKVCKENREFILMLDNPILESVKKAAVIRAVFKDKVQEMTSLFFDIVSRKHRESVLPEMAKVFKQLYNEHKGIITAEVSTTFKLDDSLRSEVIKIVKEISGKEVELSEKVDESLIGGFLIRVGDKQIDESIQSKMNDLRRELTRNQYIKQI; encoded by the coding sequence ATGTCAGAATATAGAATTGCATCCCGTTATTCCAAATCTTTAATTGATCTCGCAGTTGAGAAAAATCAGCTAGAAGAGATTAAGGAGGATATGGAGCTGTTATCTAAGGTCTGTAAGGAAAACAGAGAGTTTATCCTTATGTTAGATAATCCGATTTTGGAGAGCGTGAAAAAGGCTGCTGTTATCAGGGCAGTATTCAAAGATAAGGTACAAGAAATGACATCTTTGTTTTTTGATATTGTTTCAAGAAAACACAGGGAGTCTGTTTTACCTGAAATGGCAAAAGTTTTCAAGCAGCTTTATAATGAGCATAAGGGGATTATTACTGCTGAAGTAAGCACTACATTCAAACTGGATGATAGTTTGCGTTCTGAAGTGATTAAAATAGTTAAAGAGATTTCCGGTAAGGAGGTTGAATTAAGCGAAAAAGTAGATGAATCTTTGATTGGTGGCTTTTTAATCCGCGTGGGTGATAAGCAAATTGATGAATCCATTCAAAGTAAGATGAATGATTTAAGAAGGGAATTAACCCGAAATCAATATATCAAACAGATTTAA
- the atpA gene encoding F0F1 ATP synthase subunit alpha produces the protein MAEVRPDEVSAILREQLSGFKTEAQLEEVGTVLQVGDGVARIYGLTQAQSGELLEFENGLQALVLNLEEDNVGAVLFGSSQGIKEGDAVKRTGKIASIKVGDGIAGRVVDTLGQPIDGKGPIEGELFDMPLERKAPGVIFREPVSEPLQTGIKSIDAMIPVGRGQRELIIGDRQTGKTAVAIDAIINQKEFYDAGNPVYCIYVAIGQKASTVAQIVAELEKAGAMAYTTIVSASAADPAPLQFFAPFAGAAIGEYFRDTGRPGLVVYDDLSKQAVAYREVSLLLRRPPGREAYPGDVFYLHSRLLERAAKVINDDTIAKDMNDLPPSLKDKVKGGGSLTALPIIETQAGDVSAYIPTNVISITDGQIFLETNLFNAGIRPAINVGISVSRVGGNAQIKSMKKVSGTLKLDQAQFRELEAFSKFGSDLDPATKRIIERGKRNQEILKQGQYSPVAVEQQVAIIIASTKGFLDRVPVDKVRAFEKEFAMMMENQEKETLDAFKSGKINDDLIAVVKKVADDLSSKY, from the coding sequence ATGGCAGAGGTTAGACCAGACGAGGTTTCAGCAATATTAAGAGAACAACTTTCAGGCTTCAAAACAGAAGCTCAATTAGAAGAAGTTGGTACCGTCCTTCAAGTTGGTGATGGTGTGGCAAGAATTTATGGCTTAACACAAGCACAATCCGGTGAGTTGTTGGAATTTGAAAACGGCTTACAAGCATTGGTGTTGAACTTGGAAGAAGATAACGTTGGTGCTGTATTGTTCGGTAGCTCTCAAGGAATTAAAGAAGGCGATGCTGTAAAAAGAACAGGAAAAATTGCTTCAATTAAAGTGGGAGATGGCATTGCTGGTAGAGTAGTTGATACTTTGGGGCAGCCAATTGATGGAAAAGGGCCGATCGAAGGTGAACTTTTTGATATGCCTTTAGAGCGTAAAGCTCCAGGTGTAATATTCCGTGAGCCAGTTAGTGAGCCTCTTCAAACGGGTATTAAATCAATTGATGCTATGATTCCTGTTGGTAGGGGTCAGCGGGAGTTGATTATTGGTGACCGTCAGACTGGTAAAACGGCCGTGGCGATTGATGCCATTATTAATCAAAAAGAATTCTATGATGCTGGTAATCCAGTTTATTGTATATATGTAGCTATCGGACAGAAAGCTTCTACTGTAGCTCAAATCGTTGCAGAGTTAGAGAAAGCTGGTGCAATGGCTTATACTACTATTGTTTCTGCTTCTGCAGCTGATCCAGCTCCTTTGCAGTTCTTTGCCCCTTTCGCTGGTGCTGCTATCGGTGAGTACTTCAGAGATACAGGTCGTCCGGGATTGGTTGTTTATGATGATTTATCTAAACAAGCGGTTGCATATCGTGAGGTTTCTTTGCTATTAAGAAGACCTCCAGGACGTGAAGCATATCCAGGAGATGTATTTTACTTACACTCTCGTTTATTGGAAAGAGCTGCAAAAGTAATTAATGACGATACTATTGCTAAAGATATGAATGACTTGCCACCTTCTTTGAAGGATAAAGTAAAAGGTGGAGGTTCTTTAACTGCGCTTCCAATTATTGAAACCCAGGCGGGTGATGTTTCAGCGTATATCCCAACAAACGTAATTTCGATTACAGATGGTCAGATATTCTTAGAAACCAACTTGTTTAATGCTGGTATTAGACCCGCTATTAACGTTGGTATTTCAGTATCTCGTGTAGGTGGTAATGCGCAGATTAAATCAATGAAAAAAGTATCTGGTACCTTGAAGCTAGATCAAGCTCAGTTCCGTGAATTAGAGGCTTTCTCTAAGTTTGGTTCTGATTTGGATCCAGCAACGAAAAGAATCATTGAAAGAGGTAAGCGAAACCAAGAAATCTTGAAGCAAGGACAGTATTCTCCTGTTGCTGTGGAGCAGCAAGTGGCGATTATTATTGCTTCTACAAAAGGATTCTTAGATAGAGTCCCTGTTGATAAGGTTAGAGCTTTCGAAAAGGAGTTTGCCA